Genomic segment of Malus domestica chromosome 15, GDT2T_hap1:
CTTATCTGTGGTTCTAGCGCAAGCGATTTAGCTCTTCTTTTTTATAGCCCATGTGCTGGGTTCAAATCCCAATGATATTGTTTTGTTGTATTTTAAGCTTttgcaaatttgtaaacaagAGATAACAAAAAGTAAGAAAAAACACTTGGCAGatcaaacaacttatttttATTGCAGTAACTTgtaatattttagttttatatatgaaaaaattaaaaatatatataataaagaaatataacattaaaaaaaataaaataaaggtccTCCATCTAAGTTTTGCATAGGGCCCTCAATACTCCGGGCTGGCCCTGCCCGGAGGCGACTGATGGGCAGTCACTCAGATTGCAAGAGCTAGGTTATGATCCATTTACAATATAACAGAGTTCAAGACGTGACTtttgttaactacattgtaaaagatgaaTAATTGGTACATAGGAAGAGGAAAATGATAGGGAGCAACCAGAGAGATTGTATTGATAGAATTCAGAGAATGTATACAATTGAACTCAATGAAAATAATAGCTATACAATTCCTTATATAGTCATTCCTAATTATAATAATATCCTTCTAACTATACTAACAAACTCCTTATTGAAATAGTGTCATGTGGCATTTCTGTTATTACTAAACATTTCTGTTattactcccccctcaaactaaacttggtgtagccaagtgaaGTTTGAACTAGCTAGAGCTCTGAAACTAATCTGGAACTGCAAGACCAAGATGTCTGCAATGCTTCAAGAACACTGCAGAAAACCCTAAACAGATGAATACCACCGGGTGCAATTACCGCCTCTCCCCTCGAAAATTGCGCCACAAGAAAGCTCTTCTTCTCTCCACacccaccttcttcttcttcatcaatcaCTCCTGCAACTTCTCTTGTATAATGCAAGAAACTAGACTTCGATCCACTGATCTTCGAAGTCGAGTGATATAACAGATGTTGGGAATACCAATCTTATCATGGGATCTTGTCATATTGCCCACGATTGCAAGATCGGAAACAACATCATTTTTGTAAATAATACATTGCTGGCAGGCCATGTTGTGGAGGAAAATTATGCTCACACTGCAGGGGCTGTTGTCGTTCATCAATTCTGCCATGTTGGCTCTTTCTCATTTATTAGTGGTGGCTCTGTGATCGCACAGGATGTTCCAAAGTACATGATGGTTGCGGGAGAAAGAGCTGTGCTTCGTGGTTTAAACCTTGAAGGTCTACGACATAATGGATTCACAGCCGTAAAGATAAGAAGCCTGAGAACAGTTTA
This window contains:
- the LOC114821295 gene encoding probable acyl-[acyl-carrier-protein]--UDP-N-acetylglucosamine O-acyltransferase, mitochondrial, coding for MGSCHIAHDCKIGNNIIFVNNTLLAGHVVEENYAHTAGAVVVHQFCHVGSFSFISGGSVIAQDVPKYMMVAGERAVLRGLNLEGLRHNGFTAVKIRSLRTVYQKIFMPADKNSRETTRNSILSNLLYNPNSLPGISESSIDQPMRLAEIYVTAENALHNTVSNPNRLKSLSST